A genomic segment from Blastococcus sp. PRF04-17 encodes:
- a CDS encoding DMT family transporter, with translation MSTRATSEDAPAAHGVLSSTASRRGFLLVVLAALCWGTSGLSGAIVAERTDLGPLDIAWHRMAIGSVVLLAGYLLGGADAPVRPLR, from the coding sequence ATGTCCACCCGAGCCACCTCCGAGGACGCGCCGGCAGCGCACGGCGTCCTCTCCTCCACCGCGTCCCGCCGCGGCTTCCTCCTCGTCGTCCTGGCCGCGCTGTGCTGGGGCACCTCCGGCCTGAGCGGCGCGATCGTCGCCGAGCGCACCGACCTCGGACCGCTCGACATCGCCTGGCACCGCATGGCCATCGGCTCGGTCGTCCTGCTGGCCGGCTACCTGCTGGGCGGCGCCGACGCACCGGTCCGGCCACTCCGCTGA
- a CDS encoding ATP-binding cassette domain-containing protein — MTDAMAPSTTAVLQARGLSKSFPGVRALDRADLTCRPGRVHALVGENGAGKSTLVRILTGNQLPDEGELLLDGKPVRFDSPGRPWRPASRRCTRSSPSCRP, encoded by the coding sequence ATGACCGACGCCATGGCGCCGTCGACGACGGCGGTTCTGCAGGCCCGGGGGCTCAGCAAGTCGTTCCCCGGGGTGCGGGCGCTCGACCGGGCCGACCTGACGTGTCGGCCCGGTCGGGTCCATGCCCTCGTCGGCGAGAACGGGGCGGGCAAGTCCACGCTCGTGCGGATCCTCACCGGCAACCAGCTCCCCGACGAAGGAGAGCTCCTGCTCGACGGGAAGCCGGTGCGGTTCGACTCCCCCGGGAGGCCCTGGCGGCCGGCATCACGGCGGTGTACCAGGAGCTCACCGTCCTGCCGGCCATGA
- a CDS encoding serine/threonine-protein kinase has translation MTRPVTTPGRLVAGRYRLQSQLGGGGMGTVWLARDELLGRQVAVKQVLSPAEVSAGEADQQRQRALREGRIAARLSHPHAISVYDVALENGQPWLVMEYLPSRSLAAVLSEDGVLRVDQVAQIGAQVADALAATHAAGIVHRDVKPANILIGEGGRVEGLVKITDFGISHASGDVTLTQTGQITGTPAFLAPEVAQGHQMTEASDVFSLGATLYTCIEGQPPFGMEDNALAMLHKVAGGQIRPPHRAGSLARPLTRMLAADPADRPSMIEVRDELAKLAAGRNGDTTTVLLARTDLNSNNPGRTAAFPAGVAAGTGASGPPSTPGPPPPTRRDLPEPQPAPAAAPAAVGTQDRPPVVVPRQKGRRRGRALWALVGLVALVLAGLIVFWSVALDDSDDPADSPTANQTSEQTSAATDEPTDEPVDDDEESPATDETTGSDAEEPAAAGDPVSATTEFFSYIPGDLESAYALTSPEFQARYPFDRWSGFWSGFSSVRISDVVNESDTSALLNITYVRPDGSSETEYHRITFVRGDDGRLLLDDDDNSP, from the coding sequence ATGACCCGTCCCGTCACCACCCCCGGCCGCCTCGTGGCAGGCCGGTACCGGCTGCAGTCACAGCTCGGCGGGGGCGGGATGGGCACGGTCTGGCTGGCCCGCGACGAGCTGCTGGGCCGCCAGGTGGCGGTCAAGCAGGTGCTCTCGCCGGCGGAGGTCAGCGCCGGGGAGGCCGACCAGCAGCGGCAGCGCGCCCTCCGCGAGGGCCGGATCGCCGCCCGGCTGAGCCATCCGCACGCGATCTCAGTCTACGACGTCGCGCTGGAGAACGGCCAGCCGTGGCTGGTCATGGAGTACCTGCCGTCGCGCAGCCTCGCGGCGGTGCTCAGCGAGGACGGCGTCCTGCGAGTGGATCAGGTCGCCCAGATCGGCGCCCAGGTGGCCGACGCCCTCGCCGCCACCCACGCCGCGGGGATCGTGCACCGCGACGTGAAGCCGGCGAACATCCTGATCGGCGAGGGCGGGCGCGTCGAAGGGCTGGTGAAGATCACCGACTTCGGCATCTCCCACGCCTCCGGCGACGTCACGCTCACCCAGACCGGCCAGATCACCGGCACCCCGGCGTTCCTGGCGCCCGAGGTCGCGCAGGGCCACCAGATGACCGAGGCCAGCGACGTCTTCTCCCTGGGCGCCACCCTCTACACCTGCATCGAGGGCCAGCCGCCCTTCGGCATGGAGGACAACGCGCTGGCCATGCTGCACAAGGTGGCCGGTGGGCAGATTCGGCCGCCGCACCGCGCCGGCTCCCTGGCCCGCCCGCTGACGCGCATGCTGGCCGCCGACCCCGCGGACCGGCCGTCGATGATCGAGGTCCGCGACGAGCTGGCCAAGCTCGCCGCGGGGCGCAACGGCGACACGACGACCGTGCTGCTGGCGCGCACCGACCTGAACTCGAACAACCCCGGCCGGACGGCGGCGTTCCCGGCCGGCGTCGCGGCCGGCACGGGCGCCTCGGGCCCGCCGTCGACCCCCGGCCCTCCGCCACCGACGCGGCGTGACCTCCCCGAGCCCCAGCCCGCCCCCGCCGCCGCTCCCGCCGCCGTCGGCACCCAGGACCGGCCGCCGGTCGTCGTCCCGCGTCAGAAGGGGCGCCGCCGGGGACGGGCCCTGTGGGCGCTGGTCGGACTGGTGGCGCTGGTGCTGGCGGGCCTGATCGTCTTCTGGTCCGTCGCGCTGGACGACTCGGACGACCCCGCGGACTCCCCCACGGCGAACCAGACCAGCGAGCAGACGTCGGCCGCCACCGACGAACCCACCGACGAGCCCGTGGACGACGACGAGGAGTCACCGGCCACCGACGAGACCACCGGCAGCGACGCCGAGGAGCCGGCCGCCGCCGGGGATCCCGTGTCGGCCACGACGGAGTTCTTCTCCTACATCCCCGGCGACCTGGAGAGCGCCTACGCGCTGACCAGTCCCGAGTTCCAGGCCCGGTACCCCTTCGACCGCTGGTCCGGGTTCTGGAGCGGGTTCTCCAGCGTGCGGATCAGCGACGTGGTCAACGAGAGCGACACCAGCGCCCTGCTCAACATCACCTACGTCCGGCCCGACGGCTCCAGCGAGACCGAGTACCACCGGATCACGTTCGTGCGGGGGGACGACGGCCGACTGCTGCTCGACGACGACGACAACAGCCCCTGA
- a CDS encoding sugar ABC transporter ATP-binding protein, whose translation MYQELTVLPAMSVADNVMLGQERTARGMLDRAAQDREVREVLARVGLADVDPRRPAEELSLANQQLIEIARALVRRSRVIVLDEPSAVLSGDKLEALFSVVRGMAADGVAVIYISHLLEEVTDLADDVTVLRDGRVVSTGPAAEYDIPRIIRDMVGRDVDTVFPPLPEPREEVALRVRGLVPRSSTRPPAPLDLDLRAGEIVGVAGLVGSGRSRLLRTLAGEHPRVAGAVEVGGRPVPSSVRRAIAAGVVLVPEERKTEGLVLPLPVRANTTLAALGQVLRGGFLSGARERAVFREEQQRLGIKASDPDQGTWQLSGGNQQKIVLAKWLRRGPKVLLLDEPTRGVDVGAKTEIYRLITSLAAEGMAVLMVSSDLPEVLGMSHRVLVCRGGGVVGELTGEDINEENVMHVVLDTAGAPR comes from the coding sequence GTGTACCAGGAGCTCACCGTCCTGCCGGCCATGAGCGTCGCGGACAACGTGATGCTCGGCCAGGAGCGGACGGCGCGCGGCATGCTGGATCGAGCCGCGCAGGACCGCGAGGTCCGCGAGGTGCTGGCCCGGGTCGGGCTCGCCGACGTCGATCCGCGCCGGCCGGCCGAGGAGCTCTCGCTGGCCAACCAGCAGCTGATCGAGATCGCCCGGGCGCTGGTCCGCCGCAGCCGGGTGATCGTCCTCGACGAGCCCTCCGCCGTCCTGTCCGGCGACAAGCTCGAGGCGCTGTTCTCGGTCGTCCGCGGCATGGCCGCCGACGGCGTGGCGGTGATCTACATCAGTCACCTGCTGGAGGAGGTCACCGACCTCGCCGACGACGTCACGGTGCTGCGCGACGGCCGTGTGGTGTCCACCGGCCCGGCCGCCGAGTACGACATCCCCCGCATCATCCGCGACATGGTGGGCCGCGACGTCGACACCGTCTTCCCGCCGCTGCCCGAGCCCCGGGAGGAGGTGGCGCTCCGGGTCCGCGGCCTCGTCCCCCGCAGTTCCACCCGGCCGCCCGCCCCGCTGGACCTGGACCTGCGGGCCGGCGAGATCGTGGGCGTCGCGGGGCTCGTCGGCTCCGGGCGCAGCCGACTGCTGCGGACACTCGCCGGTGAGCATCCCCGCGTGGCCGGTGCCGTGGAGGTCGGGGGCCGCCCGGTGCCGTCGTCGGTGCGCCGGGCGATCGCCGCGGGCGTCGTCCTCGTGCCGGAGGAACGCAAGACCGAGGGACTGGTCCTGCCGCTGCCCGTGCGCGCCAACACGACGCTCGCCGCGCTCGGCCAGGTGCTGCGCGGCGGCTTCCTGTCCGGCGCGCGGGAGCGCGCCGTGTTCCGCGAGGAGCAGCAGCGGCTGGGCATCAAGGCATCGGACCCCGACCAGGGGACGTGGCAGCTGTCCGGAGGGAACCAGCAGAAGATCGTGCTGGCCAAGTGGCTGCGCCGCGGGCCGAAGGTGCTCCTGCTGGACGAGCCGACCCGCGGCGTCGACGTGGGTGCCAAGACCGAGATCTACCGGCTGATCACCAGCCTGGCCGCCGAGGGCATGGCCGTGCTCATGGTGTCCAGCGACCTGCCCGAGGTGCTGGGGATGTCCCACCGGGTCCTGGTCTGCCGGGGCGGTGGGGTCGTCGGCGAGCTGACCGGCGAGGACATCAACGAGGAGAACGTCATGCACGTCGTCCTGGACACCGCCGGGGCGCCCCGGTGA
- a CDS encoding M20 family metallopeptidase translates to MAAVVRDALTELGLPAAETIALDPARPNLLVTLDFGPGGRHLVLSGHLDTKPIGDATWTVDPLGADIEGDRLYGLGSADMKAAIAAMLVAAARLTRSPLSRGRLSLLFTADEEDGATFGAHHVASTRPLDADAVVIGEPGGIDTDFDRIHLVSRGIARLRLLARGRQGHSSLSATPGTRNAGVDVARLVTAVADELTLEVPPNVDGLEGWAATVNAGMTYRGGVGYGVLPGRIAADTEVRLLPGMDRTALTEAFTQLTQRVAARTGADLAVEYDVAPNDWLPAAAVPADHPVAAAATAACRRVLGTEPPLAVFPGTTDATWFDAGQGLPTLPALGPGLLRRAHGADEWVSVTAVRRSVGLYEALAAEFCGAAAVPAGTRATGSNA, encoded by the coding sequence GTGGCGGCGGTCGTCCGGGACGCCCTGACAGAGCTCGGACTGCCGGCTGCCGAGACGATCGCGCTCGACCCCGCGCGCCCCAATCTGCTGGTCACGCTGGACTTCGGACCGGGCGGCCGGCACCTCGTGCTCTCCGGCCACCTCGACACCAAGCCGATCGGCGACGCCACGTGGACGGTCGACCCGCTGGGGGCCGACATCGAGGGCGACCGCCTCTACGGTCTCGGCTCGGCGGACATGAAGGCCGCCATCGCGGCGATGCTGGTCGCCGCCGCCCGGCTGACCCGGAGCCCGCTGTCCCGTGGCCGGCTGAGTCTGCTGTTCACCGCCGACGAGGAGGACGGCGCCACGTTCGGCGCCCACCACGTCGCCTCGACCCGTCCGCTCGACGCGGACGCCGTCGTCATCGGCGAGCCGGGGGGCATCGACACGGACTTCGACCGCATCCACCTGGTCAGCCGCGGCATCGCCCGACTGCGACTGCTCGCGCGTGGCCGCCAGGGGCACTCCAGCCTCTCCGCGACCCCGGGCACGCGGAACGCCGGCGTCGACGTGGCGCGGCTGGTGACCGCCGTCGCGGACGAGCTGACCCTCGAGGTCCCCCCGAACGTCGACGGGCTCGAGGGCTGGGCGGCCACGGTCAACGCCGGCATGACCTACCGCGGCGGAGTGGGGTATGGCGTCCTGCCCGGGCGCATCGCCGCGGACACCGAGGTCCGGCTGCTTCCCGGCATGGACCGCACCGCCCTGACCGAGGCGTTCACCCAGCTGACCCAGCGGGTGGCCGCGCGTACCGGCGCCGATCTCGCGGTCGAGTACGACGTGGCGCCCAACGACTGGCTGCCCGCCGCCGCCGTCCCGGCCGACCATCCGGTCGCCGCGGCCGCGACGGCCGCATGCCGGCGAGTACTCGGCACCGAACCCCCGCTGGCGGTCTTCCCGGGCACGACGGACGCCACCTGGTTCGACGCCGGACAGGGGCTGCCGACGCTGCCCGCCCTCGGACCGGGCCTGCTGCGCCGCGCGCACGGGGCCGACGAGTGGGTCTCCGTGACGGCCGTCCGCAGGTCGGTCGGCCTGTACGAGGCGCTGGCCGCCGAGTTCTGCGGCGCCGCCGCGGTGCCCGCCGGCACCCGGGCGACCGGGAGCAACGCATGA
- a CDS encoding ABC transporter permease, producing MTTAVVAVPRSRFTLASLARNGAAVWIVVGIAVLGLTIADGSRFWAPANIANVLTATVVLGLAALGQHLVVLSGGIDLSVGSTATLSALLTAILINGYPIRTFPVVVGMLLLGALIGVLHGVLVARVGLPPFIVTLATLYLIQGAAFMVSTTPDGRVTSALSSVALERIGPVPYSFAILLVALATVAWILHRTAFGRHLHAVGGDPAAARSNGIPVARVLVKAYVLAGMLAALAGILLAARATVGSPTAGQGLELSAITVVVLGGTSLLGGRGSLFGTVGGVLLLSLIGSSVTLLQLPATLTELIRGIVILAAAAIFVAKIRR from the coding sequence GTGACCACCGCCGTCGTCGCGGTCCCCCGATCGCGCTTCACCCTCGCGAGCCTCGCCCGCAACGGCGCCGCGGTGTGGATCGTCGTCGGCATCGCGGTCCTGGGGCTGACCATCGCCGACGGGTCGCGGTTCTGGGCGCCGGCCAACATCGCCAACGTCCTGACCGCGACCGTCGTCCTCGGGCTGGCCGCCCTGGGCCAGCACCTCGTGGTGCTCAGCGGTGGCATCGACCTCTCGGTGGGATCGACCGCCACCCTGTCGGCGCTGCTCACGGCCATCCTGATCAACGGCTATCCCATCCGGACCTTCCCCGTGGTCGTCGGCATGCTGCTGCTGGGCGCCCTCATCGGCGTCCTCCACGGGGTGCTCGTGGCCCGGGTGGGCCTGCCCCCGTTCATCGTCACGCTCGCCACGCTCTACCTCATCCAGGGCGCGGCCTTCATGGTGAGCACGACGCCGGACGGGCGGGTCACCAGCGCGCTGTCGTCCGTGGCGCTCGAACGGATCGGCCCGGTGCCGTACTCCTTCGCGATCCTGCTCGTCGCGCTGGCCACCGTCGCCTGGATCCTGCACCGCACCGCGTTCGGCCGGCACCTGCACGCCGTCGGCGGGGACCCGGCAGCGGCCCGGTCCAACGGGATCCCGGTGGCACGTGTCCTGGTCAAGGCCTACGTCCTCGCGGGGATGCTCGCGGCACTCGCCGGCATCCTGCTGGCCGCGCGGGCCACGGTCGGGTCGCCCACCGCGGGCCAGGGTCTGGAGCTGTCGGCGATCACGGTGGTGGTGCTGGGCGGGACGTCGTTGCTCGGCGGCCGGGGAAGCCTCTTCGGCACCGTCGGCGGCGTGCTGCTCCTGTCGCTGATCGGCAGTTCCGTCACGCTCCTGCAGCTCCCCGCGACGCTCACCGAGCTGATCCGCGGCATCGTGATCCTGGCCGCCGCGGCGATCTTCGTCGCCAAGATCCGACGATGA
- a CDS encoding F510_1955 family glycosylhydrolase, translated as MLRRCATLALGVGLTLTACTTEPPDGPAARATGYVGFEHVHGLGVDPADGMLYAATHFGLFRVPEHGDAERVADRHQDTMGFTVAGERTFLGSGHPDFHMDPDLPTQLGLIRSEDAGESWEIVSLGGEADFHALRAAHGNVYAWDAGTGRVMVSADGGQTWETRSTLDLRDLIVHPDDPAVLLATTERGLLRSEDGGRTWAAPPEAPMIGLLGWAATPSLYGIAPDGIMHRSADGGLTWTEQGSLTGKPEALHVDHRDGVENIYVAVSPARILVSTDGGTSFTSRYAD; from the coding sequence TTGCTCCGCCGGTGCGCCACCCTTGCCCTCGGGGTCGGTCTGACGCTGACCGCTTGCACGACCGAACCGCCGGACGGCCCCGCGGCCCGAGCCACGGGCTATGTCGGGTTCGAGCACGTGCACGGCCTCGGCGTGGACCCCGCGGACGGGATGCTCTACGCAGCGACGCATTTCGGCCTGTTCCGTGTCCCCGAGCATGGCGACGCCGAGCGAGTGGCCGACCGGCATCAGGACACGATGGGCTTCACCGTGGCGGGTGAACGCACGTTCCTCGGCTCCGGGCATCCGGACTTCCACATGGACCCGGACCTTCCGACGCAGCTCGGGCTGATCCGCAGCGAGGACGCCGGCGAGTCCTGGGAGATCGTCTCGCTCGGGGGCGAAGCGGACTTCCACGCGCTGCGCGCCGCGCACGGCAACGTCTACGCATGGGACGCCGGAACCGGCCGCGTGATGGTCTCCGCCGACGGCGGGCAGACCTGGGAGACGCGCAGCACTCTGGATCTGCGGGACCTGATCGTGCACCCCGACGACCCCGCCGTGCTGCTGGCGACGACCGAGCGAGGGCTACTGCGCAGCGAGGACGGCGGGCGGACCTGGGCTGCCCCGCCCGAGGCGCCGATGATCGGCCTTCTTGGCTGGGCGGCCACGCCGTCGCTGTACGGCATCGCGCCCGACGGGATCATGCACCGGTCAGCTGACGGTGGCCTGACCTGGACGGAGCAGGGTTCTCTGACGGGCAAGCCCGAGGCGTTGCACGTCGACCACCGTGACGGTGTCGAGAACATCTACGTCGCGGTCTCCCCGGCGAGGATTCTGGTCAGCACCGACGGCGGCACCTCGTTCACCTCCCGGTACGCGGACTGA
- a CDS encoding ABC transporter permease, with product MSSGAPAEPAVEAAGVEEAAPGTRSGLLRRALGLLAPLAGLLLVLLLAAVTTPGFFSGDVLRLVLFQAGLIGVTAVGQTLVLLVAGIDLSIGAVVGLTTVIVASHTLGDDARLGTGILLALAAGLAVGVVNGLLVVRRQVPAFVATFATFVLVQGVITAWTRGAPSGNIPDALSPLGTGRFLGVPTPAWVFLGVALLAGVVLGRTGLGRRIYATGSNARATALSGVRTGWVVAGCYVASALLAVLAGLISAGYIGYVDARLSRSLDLNSVAAAVIGGIALTGGRGRIGQTVAGVALLAVLLTWLRQLGAGPGAQLAVSGAVILLAVWLQSSGWTVRSPRRNKRTDGVR from the coding sequence ATGAGCTCCGGGGCGCCGGCCGAGCCGGCCGTCGAGGCCGCCGGCGTGGAGGAGGCAGCACCGGGAACCCGCTCCGGCCTCCTGCGTCGGGCACTGGGGCTGCTGGCCCCGCTCGCCGGCCTCCTGCTGGTGCTGCTCCTGGCCGCCGTGACCACCCCGGGGTTCTTCAGCGGCGACGTCCTCCGGCTGGTGCTCTTCCAGGCCGGCCTCATCGGGGTGACGGCGGTGGGGCAGACCCTCGTGCTCCTGGTGGCCGGGATCGACCTGTCGATCGGGGCCGTGGTCGGACTGACCACCGTCATCGTCGCGAGCCACACCCTGGGCGACGACGCCCGGCTCGGCACCGGGATCCTGCTCGCCCTGGCCGCCGGTCTCGCGGTCGGCGTCGTCAACGGGCTGCTGGTCGTGCGGCGGCAGGTGCCTGCGTTCGTCGCCACCTTCGCCACGTTCGTGCTGGTCCAGGGCGTCATCACGGCGTGGACCCGTGGCGCGCCGTCGGGCAACATCCCCGACGCCCTGTCGCCGTTGGGCACCGGGCGGTTCCTCGGGGTGCCGACCCCGGCGTGGGTCTTCCTCGGCGTCGCACTGCTGGCCGGGGTCGTCCTCGGCCGGACGGGGCTCGGCCGGCGCATCTACGCGACCGGCTCCAACGCCCGCGCGACCGCCCTGTCCGGCGTCCGGACCGGTTGGGTGGTCGCCGGCTGCTACGTGGCCTCGGCACTGCTGGCCGTGCTGGCGGGGCTCATCAGCGCCGGCTACATCGGTTACGTCGACGCCCGCCTCTCGCGCAGCCTCGATCTGAACTCCGTCGCCGCCGCGGTCATCGGCGGCATCGCCCTGACCGGCGGACGTGGCCGGATCGGCCAGACCGTTGCGGGCGTCGCGCTCCTGGCCGTCCTGCTCACCTGGCTCCGCCAGCTGGGCGCGGGGCCGGGCGCACAACTGGCGGTGAGCGGCGCAGTGATCCTGCTCGCCGTCTGGCTGCAGAGCAGCGGGTGGACCGTCCGGTCCCCTCGTCGGAACAAGAGAACAGATGGAGTGCGATGA
- a CDS encoding pyridoxamine 5'-phosphate oxidase family protein: MSEDESWRGKVGKLEEDAMSAFLAEPRIARLACLDDQGWPYVVPCWQEWDGEAFWVVPREKAAWGRYLEGDDRCAITVDEDGTQRKVVAQCRAELVERPNVGGQWVPVAERMSTRYLGENGPKYLAPTMDKPRWLYRLVPVSMQTWQGQDWARRYK, encoded by the coding sequence ATGAGCGAGGACGAGAGCTGGCGCGGAAAGGTAGGAAAGCTGGAGGAGGACGCCATGTCCGCCTTCCTGGCCGAACCCCGGATCGCGCGTCTGGCGTGCCTGGACGACCAGGGCTGGCCCTACGTCGTGCCCTGCTGGCAGGAGTGGGACGGCGAGGCGTTCTGGGTCGTCCCGCGCGAGAAGGCGGCATGGGGCCGCTACCTCGAGGGCGACGACCGCTGCGCCATCACCGTCGACGAGGACGGCACGCAGCGCAAGGTCGTCGCGCAGTGCCGGGCCGAACTCGTGGAGCGACCCAACGTCGGCGGTCAGTGGGTGCCCGTGGCCGAACGCATGTCGACCCGGTATCTGGGGGAGAACGGACCGAAGTACCTCGCGCCCACCATGGACAAGCCCCGCTGGCTCTACCGCCTCGTGCCGGTCTCGATGCAGACGTGGCAGGGGCAGGACTGGGCCCGGCGGTACAAGTGA
- a CDS encoding IclR family transcriptional regulator, with the protein MSIPDLDAASTSAGSAKALVKGLALVDLVADSGRPLRLVDLVEASGVPRPTALRLLEVLCRAEVLRVDADGRYGLGPRVAAWGQSFLDRLDLRSQAVDLMEELVDISGETCFLGVVDNQQVLYLAAVNSPQPVRPSARPGFRNPLHCTGIGKVLLSGMADADVRGLLVPPLERRTENTITDPDAVLAHLARVRERGYAIDEIENEEGVRCVAAPVRDHTGAVIAGLSVSAPAYRFSTDDLHRLAPDVLRVTAELSRRLGGLPPTASGTDRPSPTTSERSTR; encoded by the coding sequence ATGTCCATTCCCGATCTGGACGCCGCGTCCACTTCCGCGGGGTCTGCGAAGGCCCTCGTCAAGGGCCTGGCCCTCGTCGACCTGGTCGCGGACAGCGGACGCCCGCTCCGGCTGGTCGACCTCGTGGAGGCCAGCGGGGTCCCTCGGCCGACCGCCCTGCGGCTGCTCGAGGTGCTGTGCCGGGCGGAGGTCCTCCGGGTGGACGCCGACGGCCGGTACGGGCTGGGGCCCAGGGTCGCCGCCTGGGGTCAGTCGTTCCTCGACCGGCTCGACCTGCGCTCCCAGGCCGTGGACCTGATGGAGGAGCTCGTCGACATCAGTGGCGAGACCTGCTTCCTGGGTGTCGTCGACAACCAGCAGGTGCTCTACCTGGCGGCGGTCAACAGCCCTCAGCCGGTGCGCCCGTCGGCCCGGCCCGGCTTCCGGAACCCGCTGCACTGCACCGGAATCGGCAAGGTGCTGCTCTCCGGCATGGCCGACGCGGACGTTCGCGGCCTGCTCGTCCCGCCGCTGGAGCGGCGCACCGAGAACACGATCACCGACCCCGACGCCGTCCTCGCCCACCTCGCACGGGTGCGGGAACGCGGCTACGCGATCGACGAGATCGAGAACGAGGAGGGCGTGCGCTGCGTGGCCGCGCCCGTCCGTGACCACACCGGTGCGGTGATCGCCGGACTGTCGGTGTCCGCGCCCGCGTACCGGTTCTCCACCGACGACCTCCACCGGCTGGCTCCGGACGTCCTCCGGGTCACCGCCGAGCTGTCGCGTCGACTCGGCGGCCTCCCGCCGACGGCGTCCGGAACCGACCGGCCCAGCCCCACCACCAGCGAGAGGAGCACGCGATGA
- a CDS encoding ABC transporter substrate-binding protein, with translation MKTNIRTSTRSRRLHLPLAIGVTAALVAACGTEQEGGTTAGGGSGGEDCANAEEAQATYEEAWTEAAEQLGLEDLEPTEEQVCEVDTSEWAAEPKSGDTYRIAFAAQGPTNSWALTNEEAFKYRAEELGVEVLYAAANGDATVQVDNIQQLASQDPDAMVVVPMGEGITGQVQAAAAQGIPVVLCAGRLGDGSGAVSTVTRQYELLGTMYAEWLVQQLGGQGQVAVLSGLAGVPTAEFQKAAAMEVFAKYPDIEVVTEQYTEWSPTVAKTVAANLVTQYPDLAGIWSDSGYGDLGVVQAYQEAGRPVPPMTGDAINAFLKAVQGTDVKFALSSFPPEQSMDCLDTAMSILEGEPVLDKVYINSPSFTHEDIDEYVRPECSDNLFVPALLPDEELARLDLC, from the coding sequence ATGAAGACCAACATCCGCACCTCGACGCGGTCCCGGCGGCTCCACCTGCCGTTGGCGATCGGTGTCACGGCCGCGCTCGTGGCGGCCTGCGGGACGGAGCAGGAGGGCGGCACGACCGCCGGGGGCGGCAGCGGCGGGGAGGACTGCGCGAACGCCGAGGAAGCCCAGGCCACGTACGAGGAGGCATGGACCGAAGCGGCCGAGCAGCTCGGCCTGGAGGACCTCGAGCCCACCGAGGAACAGGTCTGCGAGGTCGACACCTCCGAGTGGGCGGCCGAGCCGAAGAGCGGCGACACGTACCGGATCGCCTTCGCGGCGCAGGGTCCCACCAACTCCTGGGCCCTCACGAACGAGGAGGCCTTCAAGTACCGCGCCGAGGAGCTCGGCGTGGAGGTCCTGTACGCGGCCGCCAACGGCGACGCGACCGTGCAGGTCGACAACATTCAGCAGCTGGCCTCCCAGGACCCCGACGCGATGGTCGTCGTCCCCATGGGCGAGGGCATCACCGGGCAGGTCCAGGCGGCCGCGGCCCAGGGCATCCCCGTCGTCCTCTGCGCCGGGCGCCTCGGCGACGGCAGCGGCGCGGTCTCGACGGTCACCCGCCAGTACGAGCTGCTCGGCACCATGTACGCCGAGTGGCTGGTGCAGCAGCTCGGCGGCCAGGGGCAGGTGGCGGTCCTCAGCGGGCTCGCCGGCGTGCCGACCGCGGAGTTCCAGAAGGCGGCGGCGATGGAGGTGTTCGCGAAGTACCCGGACATCGAGGTCGTCACCGAGCAGTACACGGAGTGGTCGCCGACGGTGGCCAAGACCGTCGCGGCGAACCTGGTCACCCAGTACCCGGACCTCGCCGGCATCTGGTCGGACTCCGGGTACGGCGACCTGGGTGTGGTGCAGGCCTACCAGGAGGCCGGCCGGCCGGTCCCCCCGATGACCGGTGACGCGATCAACGCCTTCCTCAAGGCGGTCCAGGGAACGGACGTGAAGTTCGCGCTCTCGTCGTTCCCACCGGAGCAGAGCATGGACTGCCTGGACACGGCCATGTCGATCCTCGAGGGGGAGCCGGTCCTGGACAAGGTCTACATCAACTCGCCGAGCTTCACGCACGAGGACATCGACGAGTACGTCCGCCCCGAGTGCAGCGACAACCTCTTCGTGCCGGCCCTGCTGCCGGACGAGGAGCTCGCTCGACTGGACCTGTGCTGA